One Tessaracoccus lacteus DNA window includes the following coding sequences:
- a CDS encoding LCP family glycopolymer transferase has translation MSNHNDDMDWLYRKDDEPESTRVLRPPQESSNHVGGYPQPGRQPEAGPQQRSRRREQPSGRQPATDVEAPPVRKRKRHPLRIIGVLALAWLVFLIGTPVYAFTVSNHVDSAPDGDRLAAQPGTTILLVGSDARDDLTAEERKELGTGSVEGQRTDTMMLLHLPATGPAVLLSLPRDSYVAIPGRSKNKLNAAYAFGGAPLLVQTVESNTGIRVDGYLEVGMMAIVDLVDAVGGIEVCPDFDIDDKDAHLTMSKGCQDVDGVTALGYVRMRKSDPRGDLGRVERQREVISAIMKKVATPMTVVNPVRYWQLNMAAAGSLTLGDDTGVVQVGQAAFGFLQVMTGAGISMTVPVSDTDYRTSAGSSVLWDADESAEVFAAIASGDTASLEKYRE, from the coding sequence ATGTCGAATCACAACGACGACATGGACTGGCTGTACCGCAAGGACGACGAGCCTGAGTCCACGCGTGTCCTGCGTCCGCCGCAGGAGTCCAGCAACCATGTCGGCGGTTACCCACAGCCCGGCCGGCAGCCGGAGGCCGGCCCGCAGCAGCGCAGCCGGCGACGAGAGCAGCCGAGCGGCCGGCAGCCGGCGACGGATGTCGAGGCTCCCCCCGTCCGGAAGCGCAAGCGCCATCCGCTGCGGATCATCGGCGTGCTTGCGCTGGCCTGGCTGGTCTTCCTGATCGGCACGCCCGTCTACGCCTTCACCGTCAGCAACCACGTCGACTCGGCCCCCGACGGCGACCGTCTCGCCGCGCAGCCGGGGACCACGATCCTGCTGGTCGGCTCCGACGCGCGCGACGACCTGACTGCAGAGGAACGCAAGGAACTGGGCACCGGCAGCGTCGAGGGTCAGCGCACCGACACGATGATGCTGCTGCACCTGCCGGCCACCGGCCCGGCCGTGCTGCTGTCGCTGCCCCGCGACTCGTACGTCGCGATCCCGGGCCGCTCGAAGAACAAGCTCAACGCCGCCTACGCCTTCGGGGGCGCCCCGCTGCTCGTCCAGACCGTCGAGTCGAACACCGGAATCCGAGTTGACGGCTACCTGGAGGTCGGCATGATGGCGATCGTCGACCTCGTCGACGCCGTGGGCGGCATCGAGGTGTGCCCCGACTTCGACATCGACGACAAGGACGCCCACCTCACGATGTCGAAGGGCTGCCAGGACGTCGACGGCGTGACCGCGCTGGGCTACGTCCGCATGCGCAAGTCGGATCCGCGGGGCGACCTTGGCCGCGTCGAGCGGCAGCGCGAGGTCATCTCCGCGATCATGAAGAAGGTCGCCACGCCGATGACGGTGGTCAATCCCGTGCGCTACTGGCAGCTGAACATGGCCGCCGCCGGCTCCCTTACCCTGGGCGACGACACCGGCGTGGTGCAGGTGGGGCAGGCCGCGTTCGGCTTCCTCCAGGTGATGACGGGGGCGGGCATCTCCATGACCGTGCCCGTCTCCGACACCGACTACCGCACGTCCGCCGGATCGTCGGTGCTGTGGGATGCCGACGAGTCGGCCGAGGTGTTCGCCGCGATCGCCTCGGGCGACACGGCCTCGCTGGAGAAGTACCGCGAATGA